The DNA window TAGATGATCGCGTCTATCTCGGCGTTCCCGATCCCGTTGGTGTTCTCCGCGATCCCGCCGTTCACGTAGAACTGGGTCCGCTTCGCGTCGATCGACGACGCCGTGGTCCCTATCGTCGGGTTGTTGAGATCGACGCTGCCGTTGACGTAGTACTTGACCGTATTGTCGCTCCCGTCGGTGATCTGAAGGTCGTTGCCGCCGATGTCGAAGTCCCCGTCGATCGCGATCGTCACGTTGCCGCCGGTGGTGTCGAACTCGACGTCGTTGCTCAACGCCACGTCGCCGCCGGCGTGGTAGACCCCAGCGGTACACGTCCCGCCGCCGAAACAGTCACCGATCGACGACGGATTGTTCGTCGAGGCGTTCCCGATCCGCTCGTCGATGACGGCGGACGGCGACGGGTGGGAGGCCCCGAGCTCGTAGTCGTCCTCGTCGAGCGGAATGTCCGTGTGGGTGTCCTCGCTGCCGAGCGAGAGCGGCTTGTCCAACTCGACCTCGCCGGGAACGACGAGCCGCGCGGTGGCCGTGCGGTTCGCGTCGTCCTTGGTCACGTCGCCCTCCGCGCGCTGGCTGAAGAAGTCGTACCACCCCTCGTAGTAGTCGCTCCGGACCTCCACGACGACCGTCCCGTTCTCGAGCGGGTTCGAGACGTTCGGGAACACCTCCTCGCTGGCGTTCGCCCGAACGACCCCGCTTCCGCGGTCCGGTGTCGTTTCGTCTCCGGTCAACTGAACGATCGGGAACGTGAGCGTCTCCCCGCGGTAGTGGTACTCCGGCGGCGACACCATTCGCCCGCGGGTGCCGTCGCTCGACCAGACGCCGCCGCCCTGGACCGCCACCTCCCGACCGTCGCCGGCGTACACCAGCGTTCCGAGCGAGTAGGACTCCGCGGTGACGCTCCCGTCGGGCCGTTCGATCCGGACCTCGACGCGGCCGGCGTCCTCCTCGAGGCGGAGGTCGCCGCCGTCGACCGAGCCCAGGTCGAACCGCTTGGCGTCCGTCCCGCCGAGCGCGACGAGGCTCGCCCGCGAGGTGAACTGGGACATCCCGTTCTCGACGCCCGCCGTCTGCGCCTCGTCGGTGACGGCCGCGAGCGCCACGCTCCCCGTCGCCACCGTGGCCGTCACGGCGGCGATCGTGATCCCCAAGAGCAGCACGGTCCCGATCACCTCGCTCTGGGCGCGCTCGCCGGGGTACATGTCCCTCCCTCGGTGCCCGGAACGGTTAAACGCCGCCCGCCGGCTATCGCGTCTGATAGCGGCCCGCTCCCGGGTTCGGGATCGAGATCGGTCGGGGGTCAGTCGAGATCGGTCGGATTCGGTCGGGTTCGGGCGGGCCGGACGGGGTCGCGCCGGGACGCACCACTTAACACCGACGGCGAGCGACGTTCGGGCATGACGGCTCGCCCGCGACGGGAGGAGAAGCGACGGTTCAGGCGGGCGGCCGGGGTGAACGTTCTCGGCAACGCCGCGAAGATCGTCGCCGAGGGGGCCGCGGGGCTCGCGTTCGGGAGCGTGGCGCTTCTGGCCGACGCGGCCCACTCCGTCGCCGACCTCGTCGCCAGCGGCGTGGTGTTCGTCTGGGGCGGGGCCCGCTACGACGACGCCGACGCGGAGCACCCGCACGGCCACCAGCGGATCGAGCCCCTGACCGCGCTCTTCGTCGGCGCGGTGGTCGCCCTCCTCGGACTCAATCTGCTGTGGAGCTCGATCGAGGGGATCCGGTTCGGCACCGACGTGCGCTTCAGCCGGCTGTTGCTCGTCGCGCTGGCGTTCGCACTCGTCGACATGTACGTCCTCTACTGGTACACGATGCGAGTGAACGCGGAGCTGGGGTCGACCGCGCTCTCGGCGCTCGCGGTCGACTGCCTCAACGACATCTACACCACGGTCGCGGCGGTGATCGGCGTCTTCGGCGTCTTCTTCGACCTCCCGATCCTCGACCCGATCGCGGGCGGGGTCGTGAGCCTGCTCGTCGTGTACCAGGGCGTCGAGATCGGTCGCGAGAACGTCACGTACCTCGTCGGGGCCGCGCCGCCGCCGGGCGATCGCGACCGGATCACCGAGTCGCTCCGCGAACACCCCGAGGTCGTCGGCGTCCACGACCTGCGCGTGTTCTACGACGGGACCGACCTCGAGGTCGAGGTCCACGTCGAGGTCGACGGCGAGATGACGCTCCGGCGAGCCCACGACATCGAGACCGAGCTCGTCACGCGGCTCCGCGGGCTGGAGGACGTCGGCGACGTCCACGTCCACCTCGATCCCTCCGGCGTCGGCGAGTGGAAGGACGCGGACGACGCGGGAGCGGACGGGGCGGGCGACGGCGGGAGCGAGTGAGGACGGCGGGAGCGGAAACGGCGACGGGCGAGTATGGGAAGGGCAGGGACGGCGAGTACGGGAACGGATACCGGTGGCCGCCTACGGGAACAGCCCGCGGTACTCGTGGGCGCTCGCGGTGCGCTCGAGCGCGAGGGTGTAGGCGGCGGTCCGGAGGTCCGGGACCGCGCCCTCGTCGTAGCGCTCGATCGTCTCGTCGAAGGCGGAGCCGATGCGGCGCTCTAGCTCGACGTTGACCGTCTCGAGCGGCCAGGAGAACTCCTGGGAGTTCTGGACCCACTCGAGGTACGAGACGATGATCCCGCCGGCGTTCGCGAGGATGTCCGGGACCACGGGGACGTCGCGCTCGGTGAGCACCTCGTCGGCGGCCACCGTGGTCGGGCCGTTCGCCGCCTCGACGACCGCGCTCGCGCGGAGGTCGTCGACGTTGTCGGCGGTGATCACGCCCTCGACGGCCGCGGGGATGAGGACGTCGACGTCGAGCGCCAGCAGCTCCTCGTTCGAGACGAGGTCGGCGTCGTCCTCCGAGGAGCCGCCGGCCCCCGTTCCGCGGACCTCCCCCTCGGTGTACTCCGCGATCATGCCGCCCGCCTCGACGTGTGCCCCCAGCGCGGCCACGTCGAGGCCGTCGGGGTCGTAGGCGGCTCCGGTCACGTCGGAGGTCGCGACGATCCGCGCGCCCGCGTCGTCGAGCAGGCGGGCCGCGTTCGACCCCACGTTCCCGAAGCCCTGGATCGCGATGCTCGCGTCGGTGAGGTCCCGCTCCAAGTACTCGAAGAGCTTCTGGGTGATGAGCGAGACGCCCCGGCCCGTCGCCTCGACGCGCCCCGGCGTGCCGCCGATCTCGAGGGGTTTGCCGGTGACGACCTTGGGGACCGTGTACCCCTCGTACATGGAGTAGGTGTCCATCATCCACGCCATCGTCTGGGGGTTCGTGTTCATGTCGGGCGCTGGCACGTCGACGTCGGGGCCGATCATGCGGCGGATGCCCTCGGTGTAGCGCCGGGTGAGCCGTTCGAGGTCGCGCTCGGTGAGGTCTTTCGGTTCACAGATGACGCCGCCCTTCGCGCCGCCGTACGGGAGGTCGACGAGCGCCGCCTTCCAGGTCATCCACCCCGCGAGCGCCTCGACCTCGCGCTGGGAGACCGTCGGGTGGTAGCGGACGCCGCCCTTGAACGGTCCGCGCGCGCCGTCGAACTGGCACCGGAACCCCTCGAAGACCTCCACCTCGCCCGACTCCAACTCGACGGGAAGCGTGACCTTCAGCGTCCGCTCGGGGTGTTTGAGCCGCTCGAAGACGCCGTGATCGACGTCCGCGTACGCCTCGGCGCGGTCCATCTGTGCGAGCATGTTCTCGAACGGGTCGTCGGCCATCGTCCGAGGGTCCTCCATGATCGATTATATTCCTTTCGCAAATATTGCGGAAGCGTGTAAATAACACGCATGGAAGGGGATCGCCGGGACGGACGGCGGCCTCGCGGTCGGTCACTCGGCCCTGCGGCGACCGCTCTCGTTCCGCCGGATCTTATAAGCGCCCGTCGACAACGGTGGCCCATGAGCCCTCGACACGCGACGGAGGACGGCCGATGACGACCCAGCGACTCCATCCCCGCGTCCGGGTCGTCTGGGTCCTCCGCGCCGTTCTCGCGGCCGCGATACTCGCCGTCCCCGTCGCCGGCGCGCACTACCTCGGGTACGTGCCCCGGTGGGCACCGGTCGTCGCCGGCGCGGCCCTCCTCGCGCTCGGCGTCGTCCACGCGCTCCTCCGGTACCGACGGTGGAGCTACGAGATCCGCGAGGACGCCCTCTACCTCGACCGCGGCGTGATCACGCAGGTCAGAACGACGGTCCCGCTCGTGCGCATCCAGCACGTCGACTCGCGGCGCGGCCCGGTCGAACGGGGCGTCGGGCTGGCCTCCTGTGTGGTGTACACCGCCGGCTCCCGCGGGGCGGACGTCCGCATCCCCGGCCTGACGCCCGAGGGAGCGAGCGACCTCCGCGAGGAGCTGAAACGGTTGGCGATCCGCGCGGACGGGGAGGACGCGGTGTGAAACTCGCACCCCAGTCGATCCCGTACCGCGCGCTCCAGAAGGTCGCGGGGGTCGTCGTCGTCCTCTTCTTCGTCGTGAACGACACCGGGTGGGGGTTCCCGGCTGCCGCCGGGGCCGGACTCGCCGTGCTGCTCGTCGCCGGCGCGTACGAGGTCGCCTACTACCGGCGGTTCGAGTACGAGCTCACCGAGGACACCCTCGACATCCGAT is part of the Halorubrum aethiopicum genome and encodes:
- a CDS encoding DUF7289 family protein: MYPGERAQSEVIGTVLLLGITIAAVTATVATGSVALAAVTDEAQTAGVENGMSQFTSRASLVALGGTDAKRFDLGSVDGGDLRLEEDAGRVEVRIERPDGSVTAESYSLGTLVYAGDGREVAVQGGGVWSSDGTRGRMVSPPEYHYRGETLTFPIVQLTGDETTPDRGSGVVRANASEEVFPNVSNPLENGTVVVEVRSDYYEGWYDFFSQRAEGDVTKDDANRTATARLVVPGEVELDKPLSLGSEDTHTDIPLDEDDYELGASHPSPSAVIDERIGNASTNNPSSIGDCFGGGTCTAGVYHAGGDVALSNDVEFDTTGGNVTIAIDGDFDIGGNDLQITDGSDNTVKYYVNGSVDLNNPTIGTTASSIDAKRTQFYVNGGIAENTNGIGNAEIDAIIYAPNADVEANGNPTLRGAFVFERLDLGGASSMAYDADLSDFELTITGGPGQNPITYLHVSRNEVALRFD
- a CDS encoding cation diffusion facilitator family transporter — its product is MTARPRREEKRRFRRAAGVNVLGNAAKIVAEGAAGLAFGSVALLADAAHSVADLVASGVVFVWGGARYDDADAEHPHGHQRIEPLTALFVGAVVALLGLNLLWSSIEGIRFGTDVRFSRLLLVALAFALVDMYVLYWYTMRVNAELGSTALSALAVDCLNDIYTTVAAVIGVFGVFFDLPILDPIAGGVVSLLVVYQGVEIGRENVTYLVGAAPPPGDRDRITESLREHPEVVGVHDLRVFYDGTDLEVEVHVEVDGEMTLRRAHDIETELVTRLRGLEDVGDVHVHLDPSGVGEWKDADDAGADGAGDGGSE
- a CDS encoding Glu/Leu/Phe/Val family dehydrogenase, giving the protein MADDPFENMLAQMDRAEAYADVDHGVFERLKHPERTLKVTLPVELESGEVEVFEGFRCQFDGARGPFKGGVRYHPTVSQREVEALAGWMTWKAALVDLPYGGAKGGVICEPKDLTERDLERLTRRYTEGIRRMIGPDVDVPAPDMNTNPQTMAWMMDTYSMYEGYTVPKVVTGKPLEIGGTPGRVEATGRGVSLITQKLFEYLERDLTDASIAIQGFGNVGSNAARLLDDAGARIVATSDVTGAAYDPDGLDVAALGAHVEAGGMIAEYTEGEVRGTGAGGSSEDDADLVSNEELLALDVDVLIPAAVEGVITADNVDDLRASAVVEAANGPTTVAADEVLTERDVPVVPDILANAGGIIVSYLEWVQNSQEFSWPLETVNVELERRIGSAFDETIERYDEGAVPDLRTAAYTLALERTASAHEYRGLFP
- a CDS encoding PH domain-containing protein; protein product: MTTQRLHPRVRVVWVLRAVLAAAILAVPVAGAHYLGYVPRWAPVVAGAALLALGVVHALLRYRRWSYEIREDALYLDRGVITQVRTTVPLVRIQHVDSRRGPVERGVGLASCVVYTAGSRGADVRIPGLTPEGASDLREELKRLAIRADGEDAV